A window from Luteibacter flocculans encodes these proteins:
- a CDS encoding TetR/AcrR family transcriptional regulator produces the protein MTNAPYASRERSTKERILGAAEALFATHGFAGASLRQVTAAARVNLAAVNYHFGSKDKLIEEVFRRRLDELNSRRLAALGKIVGQPGTRLEDVLDAYIRPALDLSRTDGGGAAFVRVLARAYAEHNETLRRFLSDNYGHVLRQFATEFGRLLPGLAKEEIYWRLDIVTGALTYAMADFGIIQRKNDVAERDHREAAAEHLIGFAAAGLRNPSVSNATATR, from the coding sequence ATGACGAACGCACCCTATGCGTCCCGCGAACGAAGCACCAAAGAGCGGATCCTGGGTGCCGCCGAGGCGTTGTTCGCCACCCATGGCTTTGCTGGGGCCTCGCTCCGTCAAGTGACCGCGGCGGCCCGGGTCAACCTGGCCGCGGTGAACTACCACTTCGGATCCAAGGACAAGCTCATCGAGGAGGTGTTCCGACGCCGCCTGGACGAACTGAACAGCCGTCGCCTGGCAGCCCTGGGCAAGATTGTGGGCCAGCCGGGCACCCGCCTCGAGGACGTCCTGGACGCCTACATCCGCCCTGCCCTCGACCTGTCCCGCACGGACGGCGGCGGCGCGGCGTTTGTCCGGGTGCTGGCCCGGGCCTACGCCGAGCACAACGAGACCCTGCGCCGGTTCCTTTCCGACAATTACGGCCACGTGCTGCGCCAGTTCGCCACCGAATTCGGGCGCCTTCTGCCGGGGCTGGCGAAGGAAGAAATCTACTGGCGCCTGGACATCGTCACCGGCGCCCTTACTTACGCGATGGCCGACTTCGGCATCATCCAGCGCAAAAACGACGTCGCCGAGCGCGACCACCGCGAAGCCGCGGCCGAGCACCTCATCGGCTTTGCCGCCGCCGGCCTGCGCAACCCTTCCGTTTCGAACGCCACGGCCACTCGTTGA
- the rlmN gene encoding 23S rRNA (adenine(2503)-C(2))-methyltransferase RlmN, protein MSHAVNTPAEKVNLLDFDRQGLRDFFAQLGEKTYRAEQVMKWIYHRLESDFEKMTDVGKALREKLTASCYVGPPKTVFEKGAVDGTHKWLLGMDGGNAIETVYIPEPTRGTLCVSSQVGCALNCQFCSTATQGFSRNLSTAEIIGQVWVAAKHLGNVPHQQRRITNVVMMGMGEPLLNFDNVVKAMSLMRDDLGFGLASKRVTLSTAGLVPMIDRLSAESDVSLAVSLHAANDELRTELVPLNKRYPLAELMGACERYIQRAPRTSITFEYTLMKGVNDQPEHARQLIKFMRRLPGANKVNLIPFNPFPGARFERSGQDEIRAFQTQLLNAGVLTMLRRTRGDDIDAACGQLKGQVVDRTRRQAEFRKKLAEGVVNAA, encoded by the coding sequence CTGAGCCATGCCGTGAATACGCCAGCCGAAAAGGTCAACCTGCTCGACTTCGACCGCCAGGGACTGCGCGATTTCTTCGCCCAGTTGGGCGAGAAGACGTACCGTGCCGAGCAGGTCATGAAGTGGATCTACCACCGTCTCGAAAGCGATTTCGAGAAGATGACCGATGTCGGCAAGGCGTTGCGCGAGAAGCTCACGGCCAGCTGCTACGTCGGGCCGCCGAAGACCGTGTTCGAGAAAGGCGCGGTCGACGGCACCCACAAGTGGCTGCTTGGCATGGATGGCGGCAACGCCATCGAGACGGTGTACATCCCGGAGCCCACCCGCGGCACGCTGTGCGTGTCCTCGCAGGTGGGCTGCGCCCTGAACTGCCAGTTCTGCTCCACGGCGACCCAGGGCTTCTCCCGCAACCTGTCCACGGCCGAGATCATCGGTCAGGTATGGGTCGCGGCCAAACATCTCGGCAACGTGCCGCACCAGCAGCGCCGCATCACCAACGTGGTGATGATGGGCATGGGCGAGCCGCTGCTGAACTTCGACAACGTGGTCAAGGCCATGAGCCTGATGCGCGACGACCTCGGCTTCGGCCTGGCGAGCAAGCGCGTCACCTTGTCCACCGCCGGCCTGGTGCCGATGATCGATCGCCTCTCGGCCGAGAGCGACGTCTCGCTCGCCGTGTCCCTGCACGCCGCCAATGACGAGCTCCGTACGGAGCTGGTGCCGTTGAACAAGCGCTATCCGCTGGCCGAGCTGATGGGCGCCTGTGAGCGCTACATCCAGCGCGCGCCGCGCACGTCGATCACGTTCGAATACACCCTGATGAAGGGCGTGAACGACCAGCCCGAGCATGCTCGCCAGCTGATCAAGTTCATGCGCAGGCTGCCCGGGGCCAACAAGGTCAACCTCATTCCGTTCAATCCGTTCCCCGGTGCGCGTTTCGAGCGCTCGGGGCAGGACGAGATCCGCGCCTTCCAGACCCAGTTGCTCAACGCCGGTGTGCTGACGATGCTCCGTCGCACGCGTGGCGACGACATCGACGCCGCCTGCGGTCAGTTGAAGGGCCAGGTCGTGGACCGTACCCGCCGTCAGGCGGAATTCCGCAAGAAACTCGCAGAGGGAGTGGTGAATGCGGCTTGA
- the ndk gene encoding nucleoside-diphosphate kinase: MALERTLSIIKPDAVKKNVIGQILARFEGAGLKVVAARMAQLSRAEAEGFYAVHKERPFFNALVEFMISGPVMIQVLEGEGAILKNRELMGATNPKEAAPGTIRADFAESIDANAVHGSDAAETAAVEIAYFFRTTEVVSH; encoded by the coding sequence ATGGCGCTGGAGCGCACCCTTTCGATCATCAAGCCGGATGCCGTCAAGAAGAACGTCATCGGTCAAATCCTCGCCCGTTTCGAAGGCGCCGGCCTCAAGGTCGTCGCTGCGCGCATGGCCCAGCTGAGCCGCGCCGAAGCCGAGGGTTTCTACGCCGTGCACAAGGAGCGCCCGTTCTTCAACGCGCTCGTCGAGTTCATGATCTCCGGCCCGGTGATGATCCAGGTGCTGGAAGGCGAGGGCGCGATTCTCAAGAACCGCGAGCTCATGGGTGCCACCAACCCGAAGGAAGCCGCGCCGGGCACCATCCGCGCCGACTTCGCCGAATCGATCGACGCCAATGCGGTTCACGGCTCCGACGCCGCTGAAACCGCCGCTGTCGAGATCGCCTACTTCTTCCGCACGACGGAAGTCGTCTCGCACTGA